Within Kutzneria chonburiensis, the genomic segment GTTACTCCCACCCCCATGGGCGAGGCGCTGCTACGGCGCGTCGACTCCGTGCTGCCGCTGATGGACGACCTGCTCACCGACATCGAGCAGCGCACGGTGGTCAACGCCGTGCCGGCCGTGCTGCGGGTGGGTGCGGTGTGCAGCGCCATCGCCGGCCGGATCGGTGGGCTCGTGGCCGGGGCCGTGCAGAGCGGGACCGTGTCCGTGCAGATCGACGACTGCGTGCTGCGGCTGCTCGACATGGTCGGGGACCGGCGGCTCGACCTGGCCGCGATCAAGGAGTACCCGGGCTACGAGCATCCGCTGCCGCCGCAGGTCCGGGTCACCGCGTTCATGGCCGATCCGACCGCGGTCCTGCTGCCCGAGGGGCATCCGCTGGCTGCCCGGGACGTGGTCGAGCTCGGCGACCTGCGGGAGGAGGAGTGGGTGCTGCACCCGGTGGACTCCTCCCGCTTCCACGAGTACCTGTTCGCCAGTTGCGCCGCGCTCGGGTTCCGGCCGCGGATCACCCATCAGTGCGCCAGCGAGCAGGCGTCGCTCCAGGTCGTGCGCAACGGGGCGATCAGCCTGTCCCAGGCCGGCTCACCGGCGCTGGCGCCGGGCATCGCCTGCCGGCTGCTCGGCCGGAATGCGCTCTCCCGCAAGCACGCCTTGGCGTGGCGGCTCGACAGCCCGCTCGCCGCCGCGGCGGCCGACCTCGTCGAGGAGCTACGCAAGGTGTACTGGCACGAGGCCCGCGACAGCCCGTTGTTCGACCACTGGGGCACTGAGCCGTCCAAATGGGAGCTGTCAGAGACCCGATAGCGCGTAATCCCACTCCGTCGGCCGCTCGTGGCCGTCCAGCTCGCCTCGGCCGGAGGCCCAGAGTAGTGTCGTCCACGGGTCGGTTTCCGTTGGCGCGTCGGGGAAGACACGGTCCAGAACCTTGGCCGCCAACTCCGCCGGCGGCTGCCAGTCGACGCGCAGTCCCTGGGCCACGTCATCCATGTGCAGCAACGTCTCCGCGACCGTGAGCGCCGCAAACCCCTCGGGCGTAAGCACTCCCGAGTCATTGAAGGCCCGGGCGTCTTTCGGCGTTGTCCGCAGTATCGCCACCATCATGCCGCCGCAGGCATCCACCACCTGGATGAGGCCTTCCGGCCCTGCCTTGCGGTCCGCGAAGATCACCAGTCCCGGCCCGCCGTCCCGCTGCCGGTTCCACGCGAACGGCACCGACCGGTTGGTCCACGGCTGCCCCGGCGCGACCTGCGCGGCGTGAAAGAAGAAGTTGTCGGCTATGTGTTCCGTTGTCTCCCAACAGGTCCACTCCAGCGGACCGGCCTGCGCCTCCCAGTCGCCATGCGCCTGGCGCAACGTGGCGACGGTCAGGCGGAGAGTGTGCTCGAGATCGTCTGCCGTGACGGACATCGCCGCAGGCTAACCCCGGCGCGCTCCAGCGGGCGACCGATTTGTCACGGCGTGACGATCACATGCGGCATCCTGGCTCGCAGATCATCCAGCAGCGCCTGCGGCACGTGGACGAGCCCGACGGACGAGACCCGACGGAGCGTGTCCTGCCACCGCTCGATGCCGGTGAACGACTTCAGACGGGTGTTTTCGAGCCTGAGCTCGACTACCGAATCCACGAATTTCAGTGACCGTAGGTCATTCAGCTCCATGTCATGAAGGCCCAGGGTGGTCGTTCGGATGTGAAGGTCGACCATGGCGAGAGTCGATTCGGGCCACTCGTGCAGGCGCAGCATGGAGACATCGAACAGCTCGTAGTAGCTGTAGTAGAACGAGCCGTCGGTGAGGTGCAGGTCGATCTGGTTCAGGGCGGCGAGGTAGTTCGCTGCGGCCATCGTGAGGTCGTCGCGCACCGCCAGGTGGGTGCGGGCCGACTTGGCCAGCACGGCTTCCCCGTAGGTCTGC encodes:
- a CDS encoding LysR family transcriptional regulator, which translates into the protein MTASCGGPMGFEVRQLRLVAAIGREGNLSRAASALGVSQPAVSCQLSRLEKQLGYRLFERNDNGVTPTPMGEALLRRVDSVLPLMDDLLTDIEQRTVVNAVPAVLRVGAVCSAIAGRIGGLVAGAVQSGTVSVQIDDCVLRLLDMVGDRRLDLAAIKEYPGYEHPLPPQVRVTAFMADPTAVLLPEGHPLAARDVVELGDLREEEWVLHPVDSSRFHEYLFASCAALGFRPRITHQCASEQASLQVVRNGAISLSQAGSPALAPGIACRLLGRNALSRKHALAWRLDSPLAAAAADLVEELRKVYWHEARDSPLFDHWGTEPSKWELSETR